From a region of the Laspinema palackyanum D2c genome:
- a CDS encoding WD40 repeat domain-containing protein — translation VVSGSHDKTLKVWNLATGEEERTLTGHRSSVNAIAISRDGQRVVSGSWDHTLKVWNLATGEEENTLTGHDNWVSAVAISRDGQRVVSGSWDKTLKVWNLATGEEERTLTGHGRSVRAVAISGDGQRVVSGSWNTTLKVWNVATGEEERTLTWHRSSVTAVAISGDGQRVVSSSHDKTLKVWNVATGEEERTLTGHGSSVRAVAISGDGQRVVSSSSLDTTLKVWNVATGEEERTLPGHRSSVTAVAISRDGQRVVSGSHDKTLKVWNVATGEEERTLPGHGDSVNAVAISPDGKRVVSGSDDNTLKVWNLATGEEERTLTGHGYSVNAVAISPDGQRVVSGSDDNTLKVWNVATGEEMACFMADAQLLCCAIAPDGVTVVAGDGLGRVHFLRLVGFPSL, via the coding sequence AGGTGGTTTCTGGTTCTCATGATAAAACCCTGAAAGTGTGGAATTTGGCTACAGGAGAGGAGGAACGCACTCTCACCGGGCATCGTAGCTCGGTAAATGCCATCGCCATCAGCCGGGATGGGCAACGGGTGGTTTCCGGTTCATGGGATCACACCCTGAAAGTGTGGAATTTGGCTACAGGGGAGGAGGAAAACACTCTCACCGGGCATGATAACTGGGTAAGTGCCGTCGCCATCAGCCGCGATGGGCAACGGGTGGTTTCCGGTTCATGGGATAAAACCCTGAAAGTGTGGAATTTGGCCACAGGGGAGGAGGAACGCACTCTCACCGGGCATGGTAGATCGGTAAGAGCCGTCGCCATCAGCGGCGATGGGCAACGGGTGGTTTCTGGTTCATGGAATACCACCCTGAAAGTATGGAATGTGGCTACAGGGGAGGAGGAACGCACTCTCACCTGGCATCGTAGCTCGGTAACTGCCGTCGCCATCAGCGGCGATGGGCAACGGGTGGTTTCCAGTTCTCATGATAAAACCCTGAAAGTGTGGAATGTGGCTACAGGGGAGGAGGAACGCACTCTCACCGGGCATGGTAGCTCGGTAAGAGCCGTCGCCATCAGCGGCGATGGGCAACGGGTGGTTTCCAGTTCTTCATTGGATACCACCCTGAAGGTTTGGAATGTGGCTACAGGAGAGGAGGAACGCACTCTCCCCGGGCATCGTAGCTCGGTAACTGCCGTCGCCATCAGCCGCGATGGGCAACGGGTTGTTTCCGGTTCTCATGATAAAACCCTGAAAGTGTGGAATGTGGCTACAGGGGAGGAGGAACGCACTCTCCCCGGGCATGGTGACTCGGTAAATGCTGTCGCCATCAGCCCCGATGGGAAACGGGTGGTTTCCGGTTCAGACGATAACACCCTGAAAGTATGGAATCTGGCCACAGGGGAGGAGGAACGCACTCTCACCGGGCATGGTTACTCGGTAAATGCCGTCGCCATCAGCCCCGATGGGCAACGGGTGGTTTCCGGTTCAGACGATAACACCCTGAAAGTGTGGAATGTGGCTACAGGGGAGGAAATGGCTTGTTTTATGGCTGACGCTCAGTTACTCTGTTGTGCCATTGCCCCCGATGGGGTGACGGTGGTGGCGGGGGATGGTTTGGGGCGGGTGCATTTCCTGCGGTTGGTAGGATTCCCGTCGCTATGA
- a CDS encoding DUF5906 domain-containing protein, with translation MFNSTRDASISAEFLSASAKVAGGSPFNMLNWVETLEPVAGKKNRYICPVCQGQNLTVDPQSGAYQCWNGCECKDIRATLGDRPTSVMSQGSSRQKTIQKTAKPAPFPEGQPVLARLRQPGIPPKSQKLSFQPKGVPNHAVEIRYNYSETQVVYRFEWLDPKQRKGHKKTFRQCHLNEDGLPIWSKGNDPWKAYRETEALAASARVVEGFPVLLLLEGEGCVEIARTLGLAAVTFQGSAWTDVEIESFLIRLRHANEKATIAVLPDRDDTGRKKAAKVAAAAAKVGVPCLELDPTQIDPDLPEKGDIREMLENSAIPSDLIQRLEGVIRQGTQRNSQTLESESYDSFFPVVEFNQAIVKFLYGDRPWICVNNTLYAWQGTYYEASPNAVELYRITQFCNSFPIDVKGHIRYPYASSSSVKKALEWVKLMFAIAPGRVNPPGLNCTNGVLQLSFTRKGQPSWKLVPHDPRQHFYLYQPLVTYDPEADPTDCDRLLECLEPQYRDIFLKTIAASLDLESVRRLKGRMVKALLAKGDGNNGKDSLREVTAMLYGYQGLTSVSVEAFEQADRGRLFPVARLEGSRVNWPSENRNAEALDRLQCLKIAITGDRSFVIERKGKDDYETAINAVFIFNWNDIPELAGVMEAIRSRYAVLPFTKTFAVNPNPRRGELPADPRFKYDPEFLKSKVLPAYLNRLLDALQRLMRDGIDYSPTQEAMTEIQCASEHLWQFVKDSGLVEDPDSRVYVPEIWQKLRQWYQDNGILQVEVSDRGREKLLWYDLPSASDRHCKTLNQVPVRLLSMFPKAKKGGDEQGTFLRGLKWHNP, from the coding sequence GTGTTCAATTCTACCCGTGATGCCAGCATTTCTGCTGAATTCCTGTCTGCATCTGCCAAGGTTGCCGGTGGGAGTCCTTTTAATATGCTCAACTGGGTAGAAACCTTAGAACCCGTGGCTGGAAAGAAAAATCGCTATATTTGCCCAGTCTGCCAGGGACAGAATCTAACGGTTGATCCCCAAAGCGGGGCCTATCAATGTTGGAATGGTTGCGAATGTAAGGACATTCGCGCCACCTTGGGCGATCGCCCCACTTCAGTCATGTCCCAGGGATCATCCCGGCAAAAGACTATCCAGAAAACCGCTAAACCCGCCCCCTTCCCCGAGGGACAGCCGGTTTTAGCAAGGTTGCGCCAACCGGGAATTCCCCCTAAATCCCAAAAACTCTCGTTTCAACCCAAAGGGGTCCCGAATCATGCTGTAGAAATCCGGTACAACTACAGCGAGACTCAGGTGGTGTATCGGTTTGAATGGTTGGACCCCAAACAACGCAAGGGTCATAAAAAAACTTTTCGTCAATGTCATTTGAATGAGGATGGATTGCCGATTTGGAGTAAAGGGAATGACCCCTGGAAAGCCTATCGAGAAACCGAGGCATTGGCAGCCAGCGCCCGCGTAGTGGAGGGGTTTCCGGTGTTGTTATTGCTGGAAGGGGAAGGCTGTGTGGAAATTGCCCGAACTTTGGGGTTAGCTGCGGTGACGTTTCAAGGAAGCGCCTGGACGGATGTCGAAATTGAGAGTTTTTTGATTCGCTTGCGCCATGCCAACGAGAAGGCAACGATCGCAGTCCTCCCCGATCGCGATGACACTGGACGGAAAAAGGCGGCAAAGGTGGCGGCAGCAGCAGCAAAAGTGGGGGTTCCCTGTCTGGAACTGGACCCGACTCAGATTGATCCCGACTTGCCAGAAAAGGGAGATATTCGGGAAATGCTGGAAAATTCGGCAATTCCCTCAGACTTGATTCAACGGTTAGAGGGGGTGATTCGCCAAGGGACTCAGCGGAACTCGCAGACCCTGGAAAGCGAGAGTTACGATAGTTTTTTCCCGGTGGTGGAGTTTAACCAGGCGATCGTCAAGTTCCTCTATGGCGATCGCCCGTGGATATGCGTCAACAATACCCTCTATGCATGGCAGGGGACCTACTACGAAGCCTCACCGAATGCGGTAGAACTCTATCGGATTACCCAATTTTGCAATTCCTTTCCCATTGATGTTAAAGGTCACATTCGCTATCCTTACGCCAGTTCCAGCAGTGTGAAAAAAGCCCTGGAATGGGTGAAATTGATGTTTGCGATCGCCCCGGGACGGGTGAATCCCCCGGGACTGAATTGCACTAATGGGGTTCTCCAACTCTCCTTTACTCGCAAGGGTCAGCCGTCTTGGAAGCTGGTCCCCCATGACCCCCGCCAGCATTTTTATCTCTATCAACCCCTGGTGACTTATGACCCGGAGGCGGATCCGACAGACTGCGATCGCCTCCTGGAATGTCTGGAACCCCAATATCGGGATATTTTCCTAAAAACCATCGCCGCATCTCTGGATTTAGAATCCGTCCGTCGGTTGAAAGGACGAATGGTCAAAGCATTACTTGCCAAGGGAGATGGCAACAATGGGAAGGATAGTTTGCGGGAAGTGACGGCGATGCTGTATGGCTATCAGGGACTGACCTCGGTTTCTGTGGAAGCCTTTGAACAAGCCGATCGCGGACGGTTGTTTCCCGTTGCCCGATTGGAGGGGTCTCGGGTGAACTGGCCCTCGGAAAATCGCAATGCGGAGGCCCTGGACCGCCTCCAATGCTTGAAAATTGCCATTACCGGCGATCGGTCCTTTGTGATTGAACGCAAAGGCAAAGATGATTATGAAACCGCGATTAATGCGGTGTTTATCTTTAACTGGAACGATATCCCGGAACTCGCTGGAGTGATGGAAGCGATTCGCAGTCGTTATGCGGTCCTCCCGTTTACGAAAACCTTTGCCGTCAATCCCAACCCGCGACGCGGGGAATTGCCTGCGGATCCTCGATTCAAATATGACCCAGAGTTTTTAAAATCCAAGGTCCTGCCTGCTTATCTGAACCGCCTCTTGGATGCCTTGCAACGGTTGATGCGCGATGGGATTGACTATAGTCCCACCCAAGAAGCGATGACGGAGATTCAATGCGCCTCTGAACATCTGTGGCAGTTTGTCAAGGATTCGGGTTTGGTGGAGGACCCAGATTCCCGAGTCTATGTCCCTGAGATTTGGCAAAAATTGCGGCAATGGTATCAGGATAACGGGATTCTCCAGGTGGAAGTCAGCGATCGCGGTCGGGAGAAATTGCTGTGGTACGATTTACCTTCAGCCAGCGATCGGCATTGCAAAACCTTAAATCAGGTCCCGGTTCGTCTCTTGTCCATGTTTCCGAAAGCCAAGAAAGGCGGGGATGAACAAGGTACATTTTTGAGGGGTTTAAAATGGCATAATCCTTAA
- a CDS encoding addiction module protein, with protein MRSIEQLTEEILSLPSELRALLADKLVESLEFSADSAIQAAWVTEAQRRRDEVRNGSVQPISGEEALAQVRRLIES; from the coding sequence ATGCGGTCAATTGAGCAACTGACTGAGGAAATATTATCCTTGCCTAGTGAGTTGAGAGCACTTCTCGCTGATAAATTAGTGGAAAGTTTGGAGTTCAGTGCTGACTCAGCCATTCAGGCAGCTTGGGTGACTGAAGCCCAGCGCCGGAGAGATGAGGTCCGAAATGGCTCGGTTCAGCCAATTTCAGGGGAAGAGGCTTTAGCGCAAGTCAGAAGGCTGATTGAGTCATGA
- a CDS encoding bifunctional sterol desaturase/short chain dehydrogenase: MLPIWIATVAWGLGSILWAELVRDLYHAFAHVWQPLYRLHVWHHRVFRPNLTPASEEIYQQAHWRNDVPEALVMLGFGLLWWLGAYLFLPHYYWVAGIGCLYTLSFLGSAIARGSGIPGADRLTDLTHQPGPFATPPSRWFVNRPYHWRHHFDNQNAYFCGTFTFIDKLMGTALSLKGKTVAVTGASGTLGRSLLLHLHEAGAKVIALTSGNEAIALTLASETLEVNTVTWQIGEENELAALFEKVDILILNHGMNVHGDRTPEAIASSYQVNAFSSWRLMELFFTTVRTNQDIARKEVWVNTSEAESNPAFSPLYELTKRTLGDLVTLRRLDAPCIVRKLILGPFKSNLNPIGVMSADWVGKQIVKQAKADNRNIIVTINPLTFITFPLKELLNSVYFKLFSRPGVKVSQPSETNHSLP, from the coding sequence ATGCTCCCAATTTGGATTGCAACAGTAGCGTGGGGACTCGGTTCCATTCTTTGGGCGGAACTGGTACGAGATTTGTATCATGCCTTTGCCCATGTTTGGCAACCCCTCTATCGCTTGCACGTTTGGCATCATCGCGTTTTTCGTCCGAATCTCACCCCAGCGAGTGAAGAGATTTATCAACAAGCGCATTGGCGCAATGACGTACCCGAGGCCCTCGTCATGCTAGGGTTTGGACTGTTGTGGTGGTTAGGGGCATATCTGTTTCTTCCCCATTATTATTGGGTTGCGGGGATTGGGTGTCTTTATACCCTCAGCTTTTTAGGCAGTGCGATCGCCCGGGGTTCGGGAATTCCAGGGGCCGATCGCCTAACGGATCTCACCCACCAACCGGGTCCTTTTGCTACGCCACCCTCGCGATGGTTCGTGAATCGTCCCTACCATTGGCGACATCACTTTGATAACCAAAATGCTTACTTTTGCGGGACGTTTACTTTTATAGACAAACTTATGGGAACTGCACTTTCCCTCAAAGGCAAAACCGTAGCGGTGACTGGGGCCTCTGGAACCCTGGGGCGATCGCTGTTGTTGCATCTCCATGAAGCAGGGGCCAAAGTTATCGCCCTGACTTCGGGTAACGAGGCGATCGCCTTAACCCTAGCGTCAGAAACCTTGGAAGTTAACACCGTTACCTGGCAAATTGGTGAAGAAAACGAGTTGGCGGCGTTATTTGAAAAGGTCGATATTCTCATCCTCAATCATGGGATGAACGTACATGGCGATCGCACCCCAGAGGCGATCGCCAGTTCCTATCAAGTCAATGCCTTTTCCTCCTGGCGTTTGATGGAACTGTTTTTCACCACCGTTAGAACCAATCAAGACATCGCCCGCAAAGAAGTCTGGGTGAACACCTCCGAAGCAGAATCCAATCCCGCCTTTAGTCCCCTGTACGAACTCACCAAACGTACCCTCGGGGATTTAGTCACCTTGCGCCGATTAGATGCCCCTTGCATTGTTAGAAAATTGATTCTGGGCCCCTTTAAAAGTAATCTCAATCCCATTGGCGTCATGTCTGCCGATTGGGTTGGCAAACAAATCGTCAAACAAGCCAAAGCGGATAATCGGAACATCATCGTCACCATTAATCCCCTGACTTTTATTACCTTTCCGCTTAAAGAACTGTTGAACTCAGTTTACTTTAAACTGTTTAGCCGTCCCGGGGTTAAGGTAAGCCAACCCTCGGAAACAAACCACTCCTTGCCCTAA
- a CDS encoding flavin prenyltransferase UbiX: MNESTKETIINDKNRPLILGISGASGLIYAVRTVKFLLEADYRVELVASKSTYMVWQAEENVRMPAEPAQQEIFWRDRAGSVTEGKLTCHPWQDVGANIASGSFRTVGMLVIPCSMSTVAKIATGLSSSLLERAADVQLKEGRKLVVVPRETPFSLIHLRNLTTLAEAGARIVPAIPAWYHKPQTIEDLVDFTIARALDQFDIDCVPIRRWEGHP; this comes from the coding sequence CTGAATGAATCAACAAAGGAGACTATTATCAACGATAAAAACAGACCTTTAATCCTCGGCATATCCGGCGCATCGGGGTTAATTTATGCCGTGCGAACCGTTAAATTTTTGTTAGAGGCAGACTATCGCGTTGAACTGGTGGCATCTAAATCAACCTATATGGTTTGGCAAGCCGAAGAGAATGTTAGGATGCCTGCGGAACCCGCACAACAAGAGATATTTTGGCGCGATCGCGCTGGAAGTGTCACCGAGGGTAAACTGACTTGTCATCCCTGGCAAGATGTGGGTGCAAATATTGCCAGTGGTTCCTTCCGAACTGTAGGAATGCTGGTGATTCCTTGTAGTATGAGTACCGTTGCAAAAATAGCTACGGGATTGAGTTCTAGCTTATTAGAACGAGCGGCAGATGTTCAACTTAAAGAAGGTCGAAAACTGGTCGTTGTCCCTCGGGAAACGCCCTTTAGTTTGATTCATTTACGGAATTTAACGACCTTGGCAGAAGCGGGTGCAAGAATTGTCCCGGCGATTCCCGCTTGGTATCACAAACCTCAAACGATTGAGGATTTAGTGGATTTTACCATCGCCCGGGCATTGGATCAATTTGACATTGACTGCGTACCGATTCGACGGTGGGAAGGGCATCCCTGA
- a CDS encoding type I restriction endonuclease, translating to MGFAEEIAKVAERVRKNADLVVGEEATKQQLILPFLHTLGYDIWDPSEVIPESIADVALKKKAGHFNKVDYAIAINDTIVMLVEAKARNEKPEIHDGQLKTYFDAKLSAKVGICSNGVEYRFFTDLRNQNLMDIEPFFIFNLFSYQPKDLEILKLFHRDNFDSVAIKIEAEEMVFVKGMAVLIGNLLKDPSDELVRFLMGELTKLDGGYAIEGKITSKKIEQFKPIAKKAIQTCLLELMTRSLTQEMQQPSSLATLPTPPTSTADDDDSELDDPDSKIVTTEEEKAAFEKVKAIAATSTAYKFELNHKDTVSYFGINLGKTTWWFLRFYLTLKKKSFITRLPLDEIRPLAAGFEIQEVSASVGGAASRVVISDISDLDKLAPLLLKCYEAEAAKH from the coding sequence ATGGGATTCGCGGAAGAGATCGCCAAGGTTGCGGAACGAGTTCGGAAGAATGCCGATTTGGTTGTTGGAGAAGAAGCCACAAAGCAACAGCTTATTTTACCGTTCTTACATACCCTGGGATATGATATTTGGGACCCTTCCGAAGTAATACCCGAATCGATCGCTGATGTTGCTCTCAAGAAAAAGGCAGGGCACTTCAATAAAGTAGACTATGCGATCGCCATTAATGATACAATCGTTATGTTGGTTGAAGCCAAAGCCCGCAACGAAAAACCAGAAATTCATGATGGGCAGTTAAAGACCTATTTTGATGCGAAACTTTCCGCTAAAGTCGGCATTTGTAGCAACGGGGTTGAATATCGATTTTTCACGGATCTGCGCAATCAAAATCTCATGGACATTGAGCCATTTTTTATCTTTAATCTCTTTAGCTATCAGCCTAAAGATTTAGAAATTCTCAAGCTATTTCACCGCGATAACTTTGATAGCGTCGCCATTAAAATCGAAGCCGAAGAAATGGTTTTTGTCAAAGGAATGGCCGTTTTAATCGGAAATCTTTTAAAGGATCCTTCAGACGAATTAGTTCGCTTTTTAATGGGGGAGTTGACTAAACTTGATGGCGGCTATGCCATTGAAGGAAAAATAACGAGTAAAAAAATTGAGCAGTTCAAACCGATCGCCAAAAAAGCAATTCAAACCTGTCTATTAGAATTGATGACGCGATCGCTTACTCAGGAAATGCAGCAACCCAGTTCCTTGGCGACCCTACCGACCCCACCAACTTCCACAGCGGATGATGATGACTCGGAACTTGATGATCCAGACTCAAAAATTGTAACTACTGAAGAAGAAAAAGCCGCGTTTGAAAAAGTAAAAGCGATCGCAGCAACTTCCACCGCTTATAAATTTGAACTCAATCATAAAGATACAGTTTCCTACTTTGGCATCAATCTGGGTAAAACAACTTGGTGGTTTTTACGATTCTATCTAACCCTAAAGAAAAAGAGTTTTATCACCCGACTCCCCCTTGATGAAATTCGACCCCTTGCTGCTGGGTTTGAAATCCAAGAAGTCTCTGCCTCCGTGGGAGGCGCAGCATCCCGAGTGGTTATTTCTGATATTAGTGACTTAGACAAACTTGCACCTTTGCTGCTCAAATGTTATGAAGCTGAAGCCGCAAAACATTAA
- a CDS encoding DUF1778 domain-containing protein, translated as MTTPTNSKSSARLEGRLSQETKALVQKAADLQGLTLTDFVVAAIQAEAYRVIEHHQIFKLSLEDSEAFVDAILNPPKPNDALKSAALRYKQMMSV; from the coding sequence ATGACTACTCCAACTAATTCTAAATCCTCAGCAAGGCTGGAAGGTCGTCTCAGCCAGGAAACTAAGGCTCTTGTGCAGAAGGCGGCTGATTTACAAGGACTAACCCTGACAGATTTTGTGGTGGCAGCTATTCAAGCAGAAGCCTACAGAGTGATTGAGCATCACCAAATTTTCAAGCTGAGTCTGGAAGACAGCGAAGCGTTTGTGGATGCGATTCTCAATCCTCCGAAACCTAATGATGCCTTAAAATCAGCAGCTTTACGGTACAAACAGATGATGTCGGTTTAA
- a CDS encoding NB-ARC domain-containing protein, translating into MDAKRWLKVNRSLLGETALLGVLAMLTVGAAPHWAMVGNFLAGMEANNLGALRERFRKHGKVLRNEDLAKAAGRTVRKTLEERIIPQFPKLREGLQGLADGVEAYWLERVQGINVFETLQEEQLYHLFSQAPEGFSNYPVLKADEWQELSEDLVAWGYGRGMLPGERAKYGDVVAALAGELAANFGKYLRQVLKDDPKAFAGMVLDLHGATLAQLQEIQLYLPKLAHREDVERVLSRLEENFLRQTRQLERMEGKIDGLAGGEGATAAPRSRLFNVPSLPLKFLPRSEEVEAIKAKLLGTESQTLVMTGVAQRVGVQGMGGIGKSVLAAAVARDEAVGERFPDGVLWVTLGQEPNLKARLVDCVAYFTGTPPYFEDLAQGKAALAQQLEGRACLLVLDDVWQMSHAEAFYGLGPRCQLLLTTRDGRLVRGLAAQGHEVGLLSEEQGLGLVAQWAGEQPEGLPPEAVEVVRECGYLPLAVAIAGAMVCGNGANRWRNVLEKLRSADLARIAYEFPDYPHPDLLKVLQVSVDALPSDMATRYLDLAIFPEDTPIPEGVLEIFWGAIGLDASAVQDVVDCLVAKSLLLRDELGRLSLHDLQVDYVRQQAGDLTARQKKFFTAYGQRYPAGYHEATADEYFGRYAIRHHLQVCPHHIPPLLLDFRWLQGKIERLGVGAVLADFEAVPEAVASRTLGLVGEAVRLSAHVVQQDTSQLVGQLWGRLLSFAEMTPPKPPYRYFWEGIPGIGQHLPKYPATPQRETFPAITELLTQAQQCQRKPWIRPLFPNLTPPGGPLIRTLTGHDSFVQAVAISPDGQQVVSGSHDKTLKVWNLATGEEERTLT; encoded by the coding sequence ATGGATGCGAAGCGGTGGCTGAAGGTGAATCGAAGCCTATTGGGGGAAACGGCGCTGTTGGGGGTGCTGGCTATGCTGACGGTGGGTGCTGCGCCGCATTGGGCAATGGTGGGCAATTTTTTGGCGGGGATGGAGGCGAATAATTTAGGGGCGTTGAGGGAGCGGTTTCGCAAGCATGGGAAGGTGTTGCGGAATGAGGATTTAGCGAAGGCGGCGGGACGGACGGTGAGGAAAACTTTAGAGGAGCGCATCATCCCCCAGTTCCCGAAGTTGCGCGAGGGATTGCAGGGGTTGGCGGATGGGGTGGAAGCCTATTGGTTGGAGCGGGTGCAGGGTATTAATGTGTTTGAAACCTTGCAGGAGGAGCAGCTTTATCACCTGTTTAGCCAAGCTCCGGAAGGGTTCAGCAACTACCCGGTTTTGAAGGCGGATGAGTGGCAGGAGTTGAGTGAGGATTTGGTGGCGTGGGGCTATGGGCGGGGGATGTTGCCTGGGGAAAGGGCGAAGTATGGGGATGTGGTGGCGGCGTTGGCGGGGGAGTTGGCGGCGAATTTTGGCAAGTATTTGCGGCAGGTGTTGAAGGATGACCCGAAAGCGTTTGCCGGGATGGTGTTGGATTTGCATGGGGCAACTTTGGCGCAGCTTCAGGAAATTCAGCTGTATTTGCCGAAGTTGGCGCACCGGGAAGATGTGGAGCGGGTGCTGAGTCGCTTAGAGGAGAATTTCTTGCGCCAGACGCGACAGTTAGAGCGCATGGAAGGCAAGATTGACGGACTGGCAGGGGGGGAAGGGGCAACCGCTGCACCCCGTTCCCGGTTGTTTAATGTGCCGTCCTTGCCTCTGAAGTTTTTGCCGCGATCAGAAGAAGTTGAGGCGATTAAAGCCAAGCTGCTGGGAACCGAGTCCCAAACTTTGGTGATGACGGGGGTGGCGCAGCGGGTGGGGGTGCAGGGGATGGGCGGCATTGGTAAGTCGGTGCTGGCGGCGGCGGTGGCGCGGGATGAGGCGGTGGGAGAACGGTTTCCCGATGGGGTGCTGTGGGTGACGTTGGGACAAGAACCGAACCTGAAGGCGCGATTGGTGGACTGTGTGGCCTATTTTACCGGGACGCCCCCCTATTTTGAGGATTTGGCCCAGGGGAAAGCGGCACTGGCGCAACAGTTGGAGGGGCGCGCTTGTTTATTGGTGTTGGATGATGTTTGGCAGATGTCCCACGCGGAGGCGTTTTACGGGTTGGGGCCACGGTGTCAATTGTTGTTGACGACCCGTGATGGGAGGTTAGTGAGGGGGTTGGCGGCCCAAGGTCATGAGGTGGGGCTGTTGTCGGAGGAGCAGGGGTTAGGGTTGGTGGCGCAGTGGGCGGGGGAACAGCCGGAAGGATTGCCACCGGAGGCGGTGGAGGTGGTGCGGGAATGTGGCTATTTGCCTTTGGCGGTGGCGATCGCCGGGGCGATGGTTTGTGGGAACGGGGCAAACCGTTGGCGGAATGTGCTGGAAAAATTGCGATCGGCGGATTTAGCCCGGATTGCCTACGAGTTCCCGGATTATCCCCATCCCGATTTGCTGAAAGTGCTGCAAGTGAGTGTGGATGCGTTGCCGTCAGATATGGCGACTCGGTATCTGGATTTGGCGATTTTCCCGGAGGATACGCCGATTCCCGAGGGGGTGCTGGAAATTTTCTGGGGGGCGATCGGGCTGGATGCCTCGGCGGTGCAGGATGTGGTGGATTGTTTGGTGGCGAAGTCGTTGCTGTTGCGGGATGAGTTGGGGCGGCTGAGTCTGCACGATTTGCAGGTGGATTATGTGCGCCAACAGGCGGGAGATTTGACGGCGCGTCAAAAGAAGTTTTTCACCGCTTATGGTCAACGCTATCCCGCAGGCTATCACGAGGCGACGGCGGATGAGTATTTTGGTCGCTATGCCATTCGTCACCATCTCCAAGTTTGCCCACACCACATCCCACCCCTGTTACTGGATTTTCGGTGGTTGCAGGGGAAGATAGAGCGCCTGGGGGTGGGGGCGGTGTTGGCGGATTTTGAGGCAGTTCCAGAGGCGGTGGCAAGTCGGACCCTGGGGCTGGTGGGGGAGGCGGTGCGCTTGTCCGCCCATGTGGTGCAGCAGGATACCAGCCAACTGGTGGGGCAACTCTGGGGGCGGTTGTTGTCTTTTGCGGAGATGACTCCCCCTAAACCTCCCTATCGCTATTTCTGGGAGGGGATTCCGGGCATTGGTCAGCATTTACCCAAGTATCCGGCAACTCCTCAAAGGGAGACGTTTCCCGCCATCACGGAACTGCTGACTCAAGCGCAACAATGTCAAAGAAAACCCTGGATTCGTCCCCTCTTCCCTAACCTCACCCCCCCCGGCGGTCCCTTAATCCGCACTCTCACAGGGCATGATAGCTTTGTACAAGCGGTCGCCATCAGTCCCGATGGGCAACAGGTGGTTTCTGGTTCTCATGATAAAACCCTGAAAGTGTGGAATTTGGCTACAGGAGAGGAGGAACGCACTCTCACC
- a CDS encoding SDR family oxidoreductase: MSGKILENQVVLVTGSSSGIGAGIALGMGNAGAKVVVNYRSSPEGAEKVVNEIKSKGGEAIAIQGDISKEEDVQKMFSQLCEHFGTIDILINNAGLQQDANLVDMTLAQWQKVIDVNLTGQFLCTREAVKEFMRRGLVKERSRAAGKIIFISSVHEVIPWAGHSNYAASKGGIKLFMQSIAQEVAHHKIRVNGIAPGAIKTPINEDAWDTPEDEAELLKLIPYKRIGTPEDIAKVAVWLASDESDYVHGETIFVDGGMTLYPGFAQGQG; this comes from the coding sequence ATGAGTGGAAAAATTTTAGAAAATCAAGTGGTTTTGGTGACGGGTTCAAGTTCGGGAATTGGGGCCGGGATTGCACTTGGGATGGGAAATGCCGGTGCGAAAGTGGTCGTGAACTATCGTAGCAGTCCGGAAGGGGCGGAAAAAGTCGTTAATGAAATTAAATCTAAGGGTGGAGAGGCGATCGCCATTCAAGGAGATATCAGCAAAGAAGAGGATGTCCAAAAAATGTTCTCTCAATTGTGTGAGCATTTTGGCACAATTGATATTCTAATCAATAATGCAGGGCTTCAGCAAGACGCGAATCTGGTTGACATGACCCTTGCCCAATGGCAAAAAGTCATAGATGTCAACCTCACGGGACAATTTCTCTGTACCCGAGAAGCGGTCAAAGAATTTATGCGCCGAGGTCTCGTTAAAGAGCGATCGCGCGCAGCCGGTAAAATTATCTTTATCAGTTCCGTTCATGAAGTGATACCTTGGGCCGGTCACTCCAACTATGCGGCATCTAAAGGCGGAATCAAACTGTTTATGCAAAGTATCGCCCAGGAAGTTGCCCACCACAAAATCCGCGTCAATGGAATTGCTCCCGGTGCGATTAAAACACCCATTAATGAAGATGCCTGGGACACCCCCGAAGACGAAGCCGAACTGCTCAAATTGATTCCCTACAAACGGATAGGCACTCCCGAAGATATCGCCAAAGTCGCCGTTTGGTTGGCCTCGGATGAGTCCGACTATGTACATGGAGAAACCATCTTCGTCGATGGCGGTATGACATTATATCCCGGCTTTGCCCAGGGTCAAGGGTAA